ATCCACCGGTTGTCTACAGATGGGACAGAGGTTTGTTTGAAACCTCAAAAGTTTTGCACAACCGCTACACATACACTACAAATcacagaaaaaaacataaatcaaagttAGCAATCAatcagggaaaaaaaaaaaatcgttttatATGCTTACCATGTGCCTGCAAGGCAAAACAGTGGTGTCTCGTGGCTCTGATAAGCAGATGACACATTCTTTTCCTCTCTCATTAGCATCTTCTCCATTATCATCAACTGTACTACCAATCCCATAAATCTCTTGAAGAACATATTTTTTCCCATTCACCCACAAGATCTGCTTCACCACTCTCGCCTTGTACTCACCTTTACGATCCTTCTCTAAAACCGCATGAGTTATCTGTCGGTTCAGTGTCTGAGACTCAGGATGATCGTCTTCTTCTGATGCTACCTCTGCTTTCACTGCCACGTGATACACATCTGTCTCGTTTGCCTCAACCAAATCTGCCTCAGAAAAAGCTGAGAAATCAATCCCTGTTCCACAGTCCTGCTTGAATCGCTGACCCGAACCTTTTGGAAAACTAAGTGTTGTGGATGGAAACAGATCCTCCTTTGTCGCGTTTATGTTACATTCTTGGCCTTCTTTAGCAAAGAACATCACAGTGATGCTGTTGAATCAAATAACCATAACAACAACCCTTAGAAATGGCTGAGTGGGATACCTAAGCATCGAACAAATAGATCAAGATCATTACCTTCCAGGAAAAGAGGCGTCAAAAGTGAAGGAGAGCAAAAACTTGCCAGGGTTTTGTTCATCAGGCTCAAATCTCAAAGTCTCTTTCTTCAAATTGATGTCGTTCCTTATAGTCACTGCTTCCTGGTGCTCTACGTACGAAACCGGAGACGCCATCTCACCATAAGGATACCTAGCACAGTCTTGGTGTTGGTACGGCGACGGATAGTTGCCTTGGTATTGAAGATTAGGGTTTGGATACGGCGGCGACGTACGGTATCGGTGATATTCGGAGCGGCTTCCACCGCTAAATACATTTCCCATGATCCACCTTTGCGAAAATCGATTACACAAAGATGGAACAAATTAGGAGGAAGATGATCGGGTAAACTGAAAAAACTAGGTCAATATTGAAGAAGTTTGAGATAGGTCAACTAACACCTGTTTGTTAATATGTGGGCTAAGATACAACTAATGGGCCACGCTAATCGACCCATAAAATATTGGTTTGACCcttaatttatataatgttatttatttcaCGCAAAAGGGATTACTTGCGCTTGAAGGTTTTCATCTGTTGATCCTCCTAAACCTCTCCGCTGATAGCTCCATCTTTCTCTAAGGTTCTCTCTTGCGTTAGGTCGGTTACTTCTAAACCGTTTTAATCTCTCCCATTTACTACAAATAGGCCATACACTGGGGATACAAATCATGAGATTTATATTACAAACACTCTGCTTGAAGGGAGACAAAGGTAGGTGTTGGTATCAGGCCAACACATTTTTGCTAAACAAATCAGTTTGAACACTAATTTTGCCATTTACTACGAGTAGGCATATACACTAGGGATACAAATTAGAGTTTTTATACACtgtttatattatatgaatCTGTTTTAACTCTTCCATCACACTAGGGATACAAATTATGAATCTGTTATTACAATCAAAAGTTGAAATTCTCGTGTTCATACTAGCGAATCAAAGATGAATCTGTTTATTCATTCATACCTTCGCGaattatagtaaaaacaaattcatatgaCTAGCTAGCTATGCCATTTTTGCtataaacaactaaacaagTCTCGTGTGATGGAAGAGTGTGTTTTGTTCACTTCTCTTAAGTCAAAAAGGTTGTCTACTTGTCTAGTTGTCTTCATGTCgggttttaatttggttatatgaCTTATAACTATAAGTCTTATACTTTCTACGGAAGTAATTTGGAAACTCTACAAGTCTTGAGAAATTTCTCTGtctatatgtattttttactaGCAGTATACCAAAAGAAGAATATGGATCAGTCAGtgaaacatatcttttttttcgtTTGCGTTTGAcatgtaaatttaaaattatcaaaGATTTTTGTTCTGAATTTTTCCTTTAAGGATCTTCTATGTAATGAAAATGAACTATTGTAATTGTAAAGACACAATGCAACAAGAACATCTTTGACTTCATTGATTTTAGTTCCTCTCACTTGATCGATTAAAAgcgaaagaaaaaacaattacacCGAAggaaaattcacaaaaacagCAAGTAGAAAACACAAATAAGAAAGTGCTAGAAAACTGCaagtgattgattgatttagaTTTGTACAGAAATTAcaacttcatttttttattattattgagaaTCTGGTTTTGGTGGGTTTTAGACGTTGGCAGCACTTCTGAAAGATCCGAGAGACTTAGAACCTGAAGCCCTCAGAACGAACTGGTGGTAGAATGCAGCAATTGCAGCTCCAATGAATGGTCCAACCCAAAATATCCACTGTTtgtattcatcaaaaaaaaatgattaagataattaattatttccCACATATGAATGtaattatttgaatataatgGAGAAACGATGAGTCTTACGTGGTCATCCCATGGCTTGCTCTTGTTATAGATTACGGCAGCTCCGAAACTCCTTGCCGGGTTAATTCCGGTTCCAGTGATGGGAATGGTGGCCAAATGTACCATGAACACCGCGAATCCTATTGGAAGTGGCGCCAACACCTTTCATTTcatcaatttaaatttattagtaAGACTGAAATCGAATGACACTTAAATACCATTACGGTTTTGGACCTTTGGTTAGGTACGTATAATCAAATAGgcactacatatatataagtgactcACCGGAACGTGAGAGTCTCTGGCGCTACGTTTGGGGTCAGTGGCAGAGAAGACGGTGTAGACTAGAACGAATGTACCAATGATCTCTGCAGCAAGACCAGTCCCTGTGCTGTAGCCATCAGCGAGAGAGTTGGCTCCCCCACCGTAACGGGTGTAGTAGGAGCTTTGGAAGGCTTTGACAAATCCAACTCCACAGATCGCACCCAAACACTGAGCGATGATGTACAATACGGCCCTAGGTAACGACACTTTACGTGCCAAGAATAGCCCGAATGTCACCGCTGGGTTAATGTGACCACCTAAGGTAACAAATACAGAGTTCAAAATGTAATCAGTTGAGAATTTAAGGCACATCATGTAATTAATTAACCGGTTTCAGTTCTGGTTAATACCGGTTAGTCAATGGCTCAAAGATCAAAATAATAGCTTAGATTTGAGATGTATACTTATAGTTCGGATAAGCTCAACCGATCTAATCATGACcttattaaatgttttattagtaAACTCGTCTTTTGTCTTTGGAACCTAACATTTTGAACCGATTAAATAAATTGTGATGTCAACCAAACAATAGTTTTTGAGTTTGCAAGTTGTGATTACAAAAGTAAAACTTATTCGGTTTAATTACAGGATAATCTAAAACTAAACCGGACCAAAACCAAGAGTGAAGAAGATTCATACCCGAGATACCGGCGGTGCAGTAGACGAGAATAAAGATCATACCACCAAAGGCCCAAGCGATACCGAGGATTCCAACGCCGCCGCAATCAACGCCGCCGGCCTTAACGTCGGACTGAATCTTGTAACCGATGACTGTCAAAACGGTGATGTACAAGAAGAGGAGAGTAGCTACGAACTCGGCTATGACTGCTCTGTAGAAAGACCACTTCTTTAGCTCCGCCCCATCAAAAAACGGAGCTGGCGGAGGATCTTGATAGTCTCTTGTCTGAAATCCTTCTCCGGGAACGGTTTCCACATCCTTCGCCATagttaacttcttcttcttcttctttcaaaccAAATGGCTTCTTTTGCTTCTCTGTTGAGTGGTTAGTGAGAGGAACATGTGCTCTGTTTTTATAGTGAGAGCTCTCCTctctttttaattactttatttttgtgtgtattttttttgttgttatattttaaaatgtatttttgcaAACGttatattatggtttttttttctatgtctAAGGTTTCTTTTGGAATGGgagtttgttttattcttttaataagttaaatgaataaaaaagttatattattatgattaattATTGTGACGAAAGTAGCTTTGACAAAATGATTATAAGCTAGCTGTTCTGAAATACAATTCGAACCAATTCTAGTTAATGATTGCTTATCATACATTTAGACaagaacccttttttttttttaagtgttgacATAGTCAAATTAattagtagatttttttttttttttgagtttaattagttatattcgTTTTTAGTAGAGTTTTACGTAGTTCTTTGAACCAAGTCCATGACAACAAAATTTGATCCAAATCTACTGAACATGCGTCTGTAAATACATAACAATGATATGGGATTAGTTAGTTTATGATATCATAAGACAAGACTTTATATCCACtcgtatatattaatatagttgttttttatatatctccTAGAAATTGGAGGTATATCAATcagtgatgaatgatgatgatggtggagAGCTATCAGAACCACaactttgaaatattttataagttttgtgtcattcaaaattttctattttttttttcgggtaaATAATAATGGAGGTTTTATGGTTACTTTAACTTAGCCTCGCCGCCCCATCACCTAAATGTCATTTTCTTTAAGACCGACCCAATATACTATACTATCAATCAATATGGTGCTCTCTTCTTTTTGTCTTATAATACCATAGCCTGTCATTTTTTTCACAATTTAAAAAGCCGCAActttttgtttcattgcattttaaaattataattttacgTTCACTTTTAATCGAATCAGCACTTTCATTCTTCAAAACACATAACAAAACTCCAAAACTTTATTTTGCTATATACAACGAAGCATGGCTAAGTTCTTCATTCCAACTAAGCATGGTTAGTTATGCTATTGGTTCAGTATCATCAGAACAAAATTTGAGTGTAGTTACTGTACGTGTACAGAACAATTTTGTTGTCTCCACATTGTTTCCAAAACGATGGTCATTCTCTAATTACGTATAATATTCGTATAATATTTTCTAGTCTTAAGATCTAAGTGTTAGATATATGTCAGTGAATCCCTTTGTAGTTTCAATACAAAACTAGTTGATAATTTTACTAGGCTTAATATCTAACATGAACTAACCAAAGCCTAAACGAACCCGATCCATAATTGTCGTTGGTATATCACACTCTAAAACCAGGGTGTAAAGTTATGGTACCGTTTTGTGGGGGTGGGTCGAGATTCCCACTCAAGGTTTAAAATCTTACTAATGTGGCTGTGTTGGCAAAACGTGACACGTGAAAGGGTGGCTGGCGCGCGTGACTCTTCCCGACCCTATTGCCCCGACAAACGTATCATCACCGTCCATTCTGATGTATTCCAACTCAGCACAGCCGTTGTGTAAACTCAACCACTCTCAAAACGCCACGTTACGAAGACCCTACCAATCATttgcatttttcttctttcaatccTAATTCCAATTTCTTTGCGCAATTCGAAAAATCGCTGACAAGTGACACAACAGACTGAAAAcgaaaattgaacaaaataaataaataaacatatgttgttgacaaaacaaccaaataaaaatgtgacgaaccaaaaaaaacaaagacaggAGATGAAGTTCCATGGTTAAAGTTTTGCCATGTGGCAAACCTTATCGTTTTGGCTACGTTGGTCGGCTACTATTAGACGAATATTCCACGTCAGCtgtctatttttgtttatatttttctaagatATAaacaattatgaattttttatcTAATTCGTTCTATTGTcaattagttttatattgtCAATTGGTAAATTTACACTTTCTAATCATAGAAAAACTAGCATTAACCTTATCTTAATGTTCTATAGACAAATCGAGTTAAATATAATATgacgttgttttgttttgcatagTTTTTGTCCACTAGTCATTCAAAAAGTCGAATTCGAAACAACACATTTCGATTTCTTTCTttgaaattaaaactttattacACTTGCATACAATTCAATGATACTCACTTGGGATATATACGTACATCCAAATGTTATATCGTAACGTCGTCCGACTAAAATTTgtgtgtaaaaaattatatagtcatACAAACTCGTCGGTGATCATTGTAAaccacaaaattattaattactagTATTGAACCCGACAGcgattaaatttgaaattatagtcctaaataaatttacacctttttactgtatattttagagatatcatatatgagattttatttttttgttttaataatggTAGACTAGGTTTAACTACAAGAACATCGTAGATCCGATTTTTACCACAAGAACATGGGTCTAATTAATTTTTCGTGAAATAACAATATACTCTATATGGCTTCTCATGATATAGTCACTAACTCACTATGAAGTATACAGTTATTAATATTTCGTTACTAGTATTTTGTACTGTCACAAAGAATTTACACTCGTATCAATTTCTCAACGTTTATTTTGTTGATGGGTTCTCAAAGGTCCAATTTTGCGGCCAGTCCAGTACAATAATAATGTGCCGTTTTGGGGGTACATTGACGTCTCACCTAGATTGTCTTTTGTTGAGTTACGTATTAGGGTTAGGGAAGCCACGTCTTAGAATACACATGCTATGAATTAAATACGTACCCTCTGTTATTAGAATGAAATAAAGTGCTATAATTATGTTATTAAGAACATATTagtaccatttttttgttttttgcaaaaaaaaaaaatgtaagaaaaagtATAGTCATTTAGCCTAGCTCTCGCCATCACCATATGATCATTTAGAGTAATTTTCTTtcactccctctgtttcatttATACCCCTCACGGTGGCCTCGCCCGTtggcaatatatataaaacatttatcAACTAGAAAATCTCAGTATCTCACTAAAATCACTAGTTCTTTTTTATCACCCATTGTTTTGTCGTTAAACATGACAGAAGATTTCGTTCCATTTTCACAATGTCTTATTCTATTTTAGGTTGGACCATTTCTAAATGCGATAACGAGTGGTTCCTAGTTTCCTAAACACTAtgtgaatttttattattagttactGTCACTGTTCTTATATAAGTCGAAAGGATATTGTTTcaagttaaacaaaaataaatggcTGTGATCAAGTTATCTTTTCTATAGCAACAAAAGATATATTCAAAATCAGTAAATTTGTATCTCCATAGTTTTATCGATAAATTATAAATGATGAAACAATCATAATTCTTCCTTGCCGTTCAACATTGTTGTCAGATTGGTAATCTAGGACTGACGTTTGTTCTGCATAGGCATATGGTAGAAGTTTGATGGTGCTTTGCTACGCTATGAGTACGAGTTCCATGTTTAGGCATAGAAAACCCAAAACATAAACTCCACCAAGGTGTGAAGGCGTTTGTACATATGGGTTTTATCggattgctctgttttcacttGAACTTGAGCAATCAAACTTCTCAGATTTTTCTCGTTTGTAAATATGGGCTTTATCGGATTGCTCTGTTTTCAGTTTTCTCCCATATACATTGCTTTAGACAATTGGTTTATACTGAAAGTGAGCAACTATTATTCAATCAACAGATTGTGACTACTGTCCAAAAACAAAAGGGCCAGATGCTGCTTTGCAATACAATTAGCAAGTATTCAAAGTTTAGGCAAAGGAAACCATAAAAACATGTTGGTTACGTGAGTTTACAGAAACACATTACATGTTGGTTACGTGAGTTTACAGAAACACATTGTTTTAGACTATTTGTTATACTGCAAGTGAGCATATTATTCATTCAACATACCGGGGCTAATATATAGAATCTAagataaacaatcaaaaagctCGAGAGGGAAAAAAGTTGTATTATTCTACTACACTTGAATCTGATATTGTGAGGGCAGATGATTAGTGCAACAGTGAAAACAAACAAGTCTTTGTATAAACATCGCATATGTTTCATATTCTCTCGAAATattacaaaacagagaaagctaAGTCATTTGGAAGAAAGATAAACTGTTTTTGTCAATAAGTATTGTTTTAGAATCATTCAGAAATCGAGCAAAAGACAATGCAATCAATTGACCATAATCCATCCCATGAGAAGAAAAACCACGCAAAATCCTTTACTATTAAACAGTCACTGGAAAATTGAAGTCAAAAGTAACATTGAACCCTATAGAATctataagaaaagaagaggGGCGAGTTATTCAAAATCAGGttgaagagagagattcagACTAAGACAGAACAAGATGAAACCAATTCCTGTAGAACCTAGTTTTGGATAATATACGCAGTGAACACTAACATGCagcgattaaaaaaaaaccagtcTTGAAATTGAATCAAACACCATGAAATTCTCATCTTATAACCATCAAAATGCTAATACCATATTCATCTACAACCACTAGCCAAGAAACAAGCACATTCCCTTAGTCCATACAATATCAAGGTCCCAACTTTGAGCAAAACATACAACACCAAATGCAGTTTCAAATTCTAATCATCAACCAAAGACCCACCTTTGAGCTTAAAACAAAACACCTCAACAAAACGCAGAAATTAAATTGCGAAtgatagaagaagagaaaaaccaTTGGGGTTTTTGAAAGATAgaacaataataattcaaaacttGAGTCATTCTAATTGAAACATCATCATAGCAGCTAAGttcccaaacaaaaacaaaatagggtaaaaaaaaggagagatagagagagataacaACATCATTTCAAATTcccattaaagaaaaaaaaaacaccattgcTCCTTAATTCTCAGGAATATCGATCTCACCTTCTTGAATCTCCTGCTGAAGGTCCTTAGGGTCTTTCCCATCAACAGTGCATCCCACAGAGACGCACGTTCCAAGAATCTCCCTCACAGTCCCGCTCAGCTCCTTGGCGATAGATCTTGGCCTCATTATCCTAGCAATCTCAATCACATCATCGAATGAGATGTTACCATTATGCTTAatgttcttcaccttcttcctgTCTCTCTCCGGCTCCTTCAACGCCTTGATGACGAGAGCTGCAGCTGATGGGACGACAGTGACCTTAGCCTGACGGTTCTGAACAGTCAGCTTCACTGTGACACGGAGCCCTTTCCATTCCTTGGCCGTCTCCTTGGCGATGTCTTCTCCGATCTTCTTCGGTGCGAGACCGAGAGGACCGATCTTTGGAGCTAGAGAACTGGCGGCTCCGACTTCACCTCCGGTTACACGGACGTACACATCGACGATCTGGCTCGGGTCCAACTTCGGCGGCATGGTTCTGTGAAATGGAGAGtttcgctcttcttcttctcagtgtGGCTCAAACGAAAAGAGAGGCTGCTGCGAAATgagctttttagggttttttgaaGTAGAGGAACGTATTAAGTGGTCGAAACTAGGGTTTCTTTCGTTCCTATACTAAATTACCAACTTGCCCTTTCAATATGAAACGGCCCGGTCCAGTATTATATTGGGCTTTGTCTTTAATCTTTTCGACTGAGCCCGTTTATACTTTAATAATCTTTCGGTACAATCAAAATCTCGGTTCTATTTAGTCGGTTTAGTTGAACCGTATCAGCTTCCCAACTAACCCAGCAATAGAGTTATAGAGGTTACTGTTAGGAGTGACGACGAAGAAGTTGAATCTATCGAGAggcaaaatcaaaatccaagcTTTTTTAGGGTTTGACGGATCTGCGATTATCACTGCTCCGGGTACTTCTTTCTTTGTCTAATTCGTCTCTGAGATTTGCCATTTTCACTAATTTCATATGTTGTTTGAGAGATTTATTaacaagtttgtttttttactttcagATAGTTGAAATGACGAGAAAAAAAGCCACCGTCGTCTTGCCGCAACCGATTCGTCGTTCAGCGAGGCTAATCTCTATGCAGAATCGAGGTAGTCAAGTGAAACCCAATAAAGATCTGGGCTTTTTCTCTGAGCCGCCGAAGAAAACTCGCCGGGAAGTTCTTCGAGAACTATCCAAGAGATTAGTGTACTCACTGGATAGTCCAATTGGAAATTCGAGTTCGAAAAAATATCCGGGGTTGAAGATTTCGACTGATGGGCTTCCTTCTCTGACACGGTCTCTTAGGCTTTCAAGTAAGGAATGTTCCGGTGACCAAAAAGAGAAGTCTGCATTgacctcatcttcttctcgcaCGAAATCGTCGACCACTACTGTTTCGTCTTCTTGTGGTCTGAGACGGTCTCCTAGGTTTTtaagtggaggaggaggaggatctgtgaatcaatcttcttcttcttccactcggAGGAAATCAAGTAATAGTGTTTTGAGTAGATGTAGTACGAAATCTGTTTCGTCTGAGAAAGGTAAAGGTGGAGATGGTGTCAAATCTAAGGATAGAAGTAGAAGCCGTCTTCGTCCTCAGACTAAGCAGTTGTTTAAAGGTTGTgatgataatgaagaagaagaagaagaagaa
The Camelina sativa cultivar DH55 chromosome 6, Cs, whole genome shotgun sequence genome window above contains:
- the LOC104791604 gene encoding probable E3 ubiquitin-protein ligase LUL2, which codes for MGNVFSGGSRSEYHRYRTSPPYPNPNLQYQGNYPSPYQHQDCARYPYGEMASPVSYVEHQEAVTIRNDINLKKETLRFEPDEQNPGKFLLSFTFDASFPGSITVMFFAKEGQECNINATKEDLFPSTTLSFPKGSGQRFKQDCGTGIDFSAFSEADLVEANETDVYHVAVKAEVASEEDDHPESQTLNRQITHAVLEKDRKGEYKARVVKQILWVNGKKYVLQEIYGIGSTVDDNGEDANERGKECVICLSEPRDTTVLPCRHMCMCSGCAKLLRFQTNLCPICRQPVDRLLEITVNTNDRNQ
- the LOC104791606 gene encoding aquaporin PIP2-1-like yields the protein MAKDVETVPGEGFQTRDYQDPPPAPFFDGAELKKWSFYRAVIAEFVATLLFLYITVLTVIGYKIQSDVKAGGVDCGGVGILGIAWAFGGMIFILVYCTAGISGGHINPAVTFGLFLARKVSLPRAVLYIIAQCLGAICGVGFVKAFQSSYYTRYGGGANSLADGYSTGTGLAAEIIGTFVLVYTVFSATDPKRSARDSHVPVLAPLPIGFAVFMVHLATIPITGTGINPARSFGAAVIYNKSKPWDDHWIFWVGPFIGAAIAAFYHQFVLRASGSKSLGSFRSAANV
- the LOC104791607 gene encoding 60S ribosomal protein L12-2 encodes the protein MPPKLDPSQIVDVYVRVTGGEVGAASSLAPKIGPLGLAPKKIGEDIAKETAKEWKGLRVTVKLTVQNRQAKVTVVPSAAALVIKALKEPERDRKKVKNIKHNGNISFDDVIEIARIMRPRSIAKELSGTVREILGTCVSVGCTVDGKDPKDLQQEIQEGEIDIPEN